In Pseudoalteromonas tetraodonis, the genomic window TATGTCACATTAGAGCCATGCTCTATGTGCGCAGGTTTATTAGTACATAGCCGAATTAAACGCTTAGTATTTGGTGCAGCCGATGCTAAAACGGGTTCTGCTGGTTCAATTATGAACCTTTTACAAGAACCTCGTTTAAACCATCAGGTAGAAATAACGGGTGGGGTATTAGAAACACAATGTGCAGAGACTATTTCTAGTTTTTTTAAGCGTCGCCGAACACAAATAAAGGCGGCAAAGCAAGCCGCTCGTAATAGTAACAGCGATTAGTCAGCTGCTGCTATTAAGGCGTCTAATTCAGCCATTTGCTGCATAGCAAACATGCGGCGGCGCCAAATTATTTTTTTATGTAAATTTCTTAACATCACTCGACGGCGAGTGGCGGTTGAGTGCTTTATACAACGTTTAAGTTGATGTGTACGTCTACGTTTAAGCATGACTTATCCTTATGTGCTTGATAATGACACAAAATTTTATACAATTAAGCCAGATTATTGAATAATTGATTACAAGTAAACAACTATTTGATTTTCTGATGTTCAGTTAATTACTAAGCAGCGTATTTATTTTTTTTCCTCAGCGGAATTACTTTTACGTTGCTCTGAATCATCTGGTTTAACGATTTTCTCTTCTGTTTCATTTGTTGAGGTAATCGGCGCCATTGCATTATTTTCATCAAGCCAAACAAGCGCATCGTAATAGCGACGTATATTATCAACATAGGTCACTGCTACATCACCGCGAGCATAGCCATAACGGGTATTACGATAGTGACGTTTTTTTACTAACAATGGTAAGCGCTTTTTAACGTCAGCCCATTTATCAGGGCTAGCTCCCTGTTGCTCGGTAATAATACGGGCATCGTTAACGTGTCCCCAACCTACATTATAGGCGGCAAGTGCAAGCCAAGTACGATCCGGTTGAGGGATTCGATCCGGGACGCGTTTAATTAACTTTGCTAAGTATTGTGCACCACCGCGTATATTTTGCTCTGGTTCTAAGCGGTTTGTTACATCGACTTGTTTTGC contains:
- the tadA gene encoding tRNA adenosine(34) deaminase TadA; this translates as MIEPFDDQYWMEQALVYAKQAEQLDEIPVGAIIVKDNQLISAGYNRSITDNDPSAHAEMIAVREAGKVLNNYRLIDCTLYVTLEPCSMCAGLLVHSRIKRLVFGAADAKTGSAGSIMNLLQEPRLNHQVEITGGVLETQCAETISSFFKRRRTQIKAAKQAARNSNSD